In Streptomyces sp. NBC_00306, a single genomic region encodes these proteins:
- a CDS encoding cytochrome P450, with amino-acid sequence MLALLRHPTEAARLAAQGAGSRLVTTAVEELLRYDSPVRDATFRCAAAPIGLHGRTIGTGDIVSLLIGSANRDEERFRDADLLDLGRTPSDHLAFGYGPHFCIGAALARLEGAVAFPLLLKRLATVELAKPADELPWRPARVMRGLAALPLVRR; translated from the coding sequence ATGCTTGCCCTGCTGCGCCACCCTACCGAGGCCGCCCGTCTCGCCGCGCAGGGAGCCGGTTCCCGTCTCGTCACCACCGCGGTCGAGGAGCTCCTGCGCTACGACTCGCCTGTCCGGGACGCGACATTCCGGTGCGCCGCTGCCCCGATCGGCCTGCACGGCCGGACCATTGGTACGGGCGACATCGTGAGTCTTCTGATCGGGTCCGCCAACCGTGACGAGGAGCGCTTCCGGGACGCCGACCTTCTCGACCTGGGCCGCACACCCAGCGATCACCTCGCCTTCGGGTACGGGCCCCATTTCTGCATCGGTGCGGCCCTGGCACGTCTGGAAGGCGCCGTGGCTTTCCCCCTGCTGCTGAAGCGGCTCGCCACCGTGGAGTTGGCCAAGCCGGCGGACGAATTGCCCTGGCGCCCGGCCCGTGTCATGCGCGGACTCGCTGCCCTGCCCCTCGTCCGGCGCTGA
- a CDS encoding GNAT family N-acetyltransferase codes for MSTNGARRIRRAEPDEAGELERLQERSSTHWGYPPGYFDWAGDARAISDAYVRNNPVFVLEEDGKRLGFYGFTEGDGDLLLDKLFVDADEIGKGYGKRLWQHAIQTARELGRSEFIVGSDPNAAPFYAAMGAEQYATKPTAEPSWTLHMFRYTLSS; via the coding sequence GTGTCAACCAACGGTGCCAGGCGGATCCGACGCGCCGAACCTGACGAGGCCGGTGAGCTTGAAAGGCTCCAGGAGCGATCGTCGACTCACTGGGGGTACCCACCGGGCTACTTCGACTGGGCGGGTGATGCTCGGGCGATTTCGGATGCCTATGTGCGGAACAACCCGGTCTTCGTCCTGGAGGAGGATGGTAAGAGGCTTGGCTTCTACGGTTTCACGGAGGGAGACGGTGACCTGCTCCTGGACAAGCTCTTCGTTGACGCCGACGAGATCGGCAAGGGTTACGGCAAGCGTCTCTGGCAGCATGCGATCCAGACTGCGCGCGAGCTCGGGCGATCTGAGTTCATCGTTGGTTCGGATCCGAACGCCGCGCCGTTCTACGCAGCCATGGGAGCCGAGCAGTATGCGACGAAGCCGACCGCCGAGCCATCCTGGACCCTGCACATGTTCCGTTACACCCTCTCCAGCTGA
- the tnpA gene encoding IS200/IS605 family transposase yields MSPRWEPNADIRRGRHVVNNLHAHLVFVTKYRREVFNDDMLTRCEEIMRNVCTDFGADLIEFNGEEDHVHLLVHYPPKVALSALVNSLKGVSSRYLRQEFTGRVNRFIMHGRFWSGSYFAGSCGGAPLAIVKQYIEQQKRPL; encoded by the coding sequence ATGTCACCACGCTGGGAACCAAATGCTGATATTCGCCGGGGCCGTCACGTCGTCAACAACCTGCACGCGCATTTGGTGTTCGTCACAAAGTACCGGCGTGAAGTCTTCAACGACGACATGCTGACGCGCTGCGAAGAGATCATGCGGAACGTCTGTACCGACTTCGGCGCGGACCTGATCGAGTTCAACGGTGAAGAGGATCACGTGCACCTTCTGGTGCACTACCCGCCGAAGGTCGCCCTGTCGGCCCTGGTGAACTCGCTCAAGGGCGTGTCCTCCCGCTACCTGCGGCAGGAGTTCACCGGCCGCGTCAACCGCTTCATCATGCACGGCCGGTTCTGGTCGGGTTCCTACTTCGCCGGGTCCTGCGGTGGCGCGCCGCTGGCGATCGTCAAGCAGTACATCGAACAGCAAAAACGCCCGCTCTAA
- a CDS encoding PP2C family protein-serine/threonine phosphatase codes for MLVVLLLFPLVVLVVDLLTPPDIRLGPVMVAAPVLSAAFLGPAGVLLVVLVTTPCVVLAAAANLQLSATNFPFQFGAFVLLSLAALAASDVRRRRERELANSRWVAQVTQRILLRPLPRRAGTFTLASLYRAADEEAAIGGDLYASVERDGCIRVLLGDAQGKGLAALEMANSVLNSFRRAARHHSRLDVLVAELEAEFGEDMRDCAAARAEDADIRGKHLDESFVTAVILEAADHDSRISLINLGHPPPLLVMHGTVTTLEPTVSMPPIGLARFNGPDLQVRTLDFPSGATVLLYTDGVIEARNTAGVFYPLADRMRSWTHLAPGDLLTAVHDDLRQYVGTRFADDVAMVAIRRTDPPVASQHRETVHRSDASPHGAHCVDTVTRDDRDAHSDS; via the coding sequence GTGCTCGTGGTCCTGTTGCTGTTCCCTCTGGTGGTGCTGGTCGTGGACCTGCTCACCCCGCCCGACATCCGGCTCGGCCCCGTGATGGTGGCGGCACCGGTCCTCTCGGCCGCCTTCCTGGGGCCGGCCGGTGTGCTGCTGGTGGTCCTGGTGACGACCCCGTGCGTGGTGCTGGCCGCCGCCGCCAACCTTCAGTTGAGCGCAACCAACTTTCCCTTCCAGTTCGGAGCGTTTGTGCTCCTGAGCCTGGCCGCTCTGGCCGCGAGCGACGTCCGCCGGCGGCGGGAGCGCGAATTGGCGAACTCCCGCTGGGTTGCCCAGGTGACCCAGCGCATTCTGCTCCGTCCGCTGCCGCGCCGAGCGGGCACCTTCACCCTGGCATCGCTCTACCGCGCCGCCGACGAAGAGGCCGCGATCGGCGGTGACCTGTACGCCTCCGTCGAGCGCGACGGCTGCATCCGGGTCCTGCTGGGGGACGCTCAGGGCAAAGGCCTGGCCGCGCTGGAGATGGCCAACTCCGTCCTGAACTCGTTCCGGCGGGCGGCACGGCACCACAGCCGGCTGGACGTCCTCGTCGCCGAACTCGAAGCCGAATTCGGCGAGGACATGCGCGACTGCGCCGCTGCACGTGCCGAAGACGCCGACATCCGCGGCAAGCATCTGGACGAGAGCTTCGTCACCGCCGTCATCCTCGAGGCCGCCGACCACGACAGCAGGATCTCCCTGATCAACCTCGGACACCCGCCGCCGCTGCTCGTGATGCACGGCACGGTCACCACGCTCGAGCCGACCGTCTCCATGCCACCGATCGGCCTGGCCCGCTTCAACGGGCCGGACCTCCAGGTGCGGACCCTCGACTTTCCCTCAGGTGCCACCGTCCTTCTCTACACCGACGGTGTGATCGAGGCCCGCAATACCGCCGGCGTCTTCTACCCGCTCGCCGACCGGATGCGCTCGTGGACCCATTTGGCACCAGGTGATCTTCTGACCGCCGTCCACGACGACCTTCGGCAATACGTAGGCACCCGATTCGCCGACGACGTGGCGATGGTGGCCATCCGCCGCACAGACCCGCCGGTCGCGTCGCAGCACCGCGAGACGGTCCATCGTTCGGACGCGTCGCCGCACGGTGCACACTGCGTCGACACGGTCACGCGGGACGACCGGGACGCGCACTCGGATTCCTGA
- a CDS encoding TetR/AcrR family transcriptional regulator: protein MEEDGTATTAPTPARTRNRRGEGARLRDDIVAAAVELLEETGDESAITLRSVARRVGIAAPSIYRHFPDQPAIMLAVAQQAFAELEGQLSAALDAGDDPRQRLFAVCHAYLTFAEDHPGRYRTMFGGLWMPDLSEGTLTDTDISSLGDANLALLRGALGDCVAAGYATSTDLVADSVALWLGLHGLAHQRSVTVAFPWPPDIAERIITTLAHLHAE, encoded by the coding sequence ATGGAAGAAGACGGCACCGCGACGACCGCTCCGACGCCCGCCCGCACGCGCAACCGGCGGGGGGAGGGTGCCCGTCTGCGGGACGACATCGTGGCCGCAGCCGTCGAACTCCTCGAGGAGACCGGCGACGAAAGCGCCATCACGCTGCGATCCGTCGCCCGGCGGGTCGGGATCGCCGCCCCTTCGATCTACCGCCACTTCCCGGACCAGCCGGCCATCATGCTGGCCGTTGCGCAACAGGCTTTCGCCGAGTTGGAAGGGCAGCTGAGCGCCGCCCTCGACGCCGGTGACGATCCGCGGCAGCGGCTGTTCGCCGTCTGCCATGCCTATCTGACCTTCGCGGAGGACCACCCCGGGCGCTACCGCACGATGTTCGGTGGACTCTGGATGCCTGATCTGAGCGAGGGCACCCTGACCGACACCGACATCTCCTCCCTCGGCGATGCCAACCTGGCACTGCTCCGCGGCGCCCTCGGCGACTGCGTCGCGGCGGGTTACGCCACGAGCACCGACTTGGTCGCCGACTCCGTGGCCTTGTGGCTGGGCCTGCACGGGCTCGCCCACCAGCGGTCGGTGACCGTCGCCTTCCCATGGCCGCCGGACATCGCCGAACGCATCATCACGACGCTCGCGCACCTGCACGCCGAATAG
- a CDS encoding medium chain dehydrogenase/reductase family protein gives MTNGALTTTVTEVLLPGKVEPSGLEVRTRELPAPAAGKAVLRMDATGISFAEQQMRRGKYYDQPPFPFVPGYDVVGTVTAVGPDVDAAMIGRRFAAVTKVGGWASSLLVDAADLVAVPDEVGAAAAETMLVNGITAWQMLHRTAKVRSGATIVVLGANGGVGSTLVQLARHAGIRVIGTASARHHETVRELGAIPVDYRDPDMYQRIREIAPDGVDAVFDHVGGAGLEESWRLLRRGGTLVSYGTAATKDETGNSRLPVLKSFARLALWNCLPNGKSAHFYNFWAGKRRLDVFRARLSEDLTQVLRLLAGGVLTPQIAAEFPLSDAGSALALAESRTVAGKIVIVPDVPGR, from the coding sequence ATGACCAACGGCGCCCTCACCACCACCGTCACCGAGGTCCTCCTGCCCGGGAAGGTCGAGCCGAGCGGGCTGGAGGTCCGCACCCGCGAGCTCCCGGCCCCGGCTGCGGGGAAGGCAGTTCTGCGGATGGATGCGACCGGCATCTCCTTCGCCGAGCAGCAGATGCGTCGCGGCAAGTACTACGACCAGCCGCCCTTCCCCTTCGTGCCCGGATACGACGTGGTCGGCACCGTGACCGCTGTCGGCCCTGATGTGGATGCCGCGATGATCGGACGCCGGTTCGCCGCGGTGACCAAGGTGGGCGGCTGGGCCAGTTCCCTGCTGGTCGATGCTGCGGACCTGGTGGCCGTGCCGGACGAGGTCGGCGCCGCCGCCGCGGAGACCATGCTGGTCAACGGGATCACGGCCTGGCAGATGCTGCACCGGACCGCGAAGGTGCGCTCCGGCGCGACGATCGTGGTGCTGGGCGCCAACGGCGGCGTCGGTTCCACGCTCGTGCAGCTGGCCCGGCATGCCGGCATCCGGGTGATCGGCACGGCGTCCGCGCGTCACCACGAGACGGTGCGCGAGCTCGGCGCGATCCCGGTCGACTACCGCGACCCGGACATGTACCAGCGCATCCGCGAGATCGCGCCGGACGGTGTCGACGCGGTGTTCGACCACGTCGGCGGCGCCGGCCTGGAGGAGTCGTGGCGGCTGCTGCGCCGCGGCGGGACGCTGGTCTCCTACGGCACCGCGGCCACGAAGGACGAGACCGGCAACTCGCGGTTGCCCGTGCTGAAGTCCTTCGCGCGACTGGCCCTGTGGAACTGCCTTCCCAACGGCAAGAGCGCGCACTTCTACAACTTCTGGGCGGGAAAGCGTCGCCTGGACGTCTTCCGGGCCCGGCTGAGCGAGGACCTCACCCAGGTGTTGCGGCTGCTCGCCGGGGGCGTACTCACCCCGCAGATCGCGGCGGAGTTCCCGCTGTCCGATGCCGGTTCGGCGCTGGCGCTCGCCGAATCGCGCACCGTCGCCGGCAAGATCGTCATCGTCCCGGACGTGCCCGGGCGTTGA
- a CDS encoding RNA-guided endonuclease InsQ/TnpB family protein: MIRAYKFLMRPTVGQQAALGEMLRDHCSLYNGALQERRDAYRHASKTSVKYRQQSAQLKEIRAFDPERQGRWSFSSQQATLRRLDKAFSAFFRRVKSGDTPGYPRFRGVNWFDTVDFPKDGDGCRWDSTPHDPVTRVRFQGVGHVKVNQHRAVIGKVKTVAVKREGCKWFVVLTAEQPQPEPLPATGSVVGIDLGIASFLTDSNGVHVANPRHARKAAAKLEAAQQALSRFPRRKAKDRTRNHQRAVDKVAQLHGKVRRQRLDHAHKTALSLVREHDFIAHEDLKIRNMSKAPAPKLDPDQPGAFLPNGAAAKAGLNRSIADAGWGVFLAILNAKAESAGREVMAVNPRNTSRSCPECGHTAKENRPTQEKFRCLSCGHRAHADVVGATNVLRAGLVRRDANQA, encoded by the coding sequence ATGATCCGCGCGTACAAGTTCCTCATGCGGCCCACTGTGGGCCAGCAAGCCGCGCTCGGCGAGATGCTGCGCGATCACTGCTCCCTCTACAACGGGGCCTTGCAAGAACGCCGCGACGCCTATCGACACGCCTCGAAGACGAGCGTGAAGTACAGGCAGCAGTCCGCGCAGCTCAAGGAGATCCGGGCGTTCGATCCGGAGCGTCAGGGCCGCTGGTCGTTCAGTTCGCAGCAGGCCACCCTGCGCCGTCTCGACAAGGCGTTCTCCGCGTTCTTCCGCCGGGTCAAGTCCGGCGACACCCCGGGCTACCCGCGCTTTCGCGGGGTGAACTGGTTCGACACGGTGGACTTCCCCAAGGACGGGGACGGCTGCCGGTGGGACTCCACCCCGCACGACCCCGTCACCCGGGTCCGCTTCCAGGGCGTTGGGCACGTCAAGGTCAACCAGCACCGCGCGGTGATCGGCAAGGTCAAGACCGTGGCGGTCAAGCGCGAGGGCTGTAAGTGGTTCGTTGTGCTGACCGCCGAGCAGCCTCAGCCCGAGCCGCTGCCCGCGACCGGCTCAGTAGTCGGCATCGACCTCGGTATTGCCTCGTTCCTCACCGACTCCAACGGGGTACACGTCGCCAACCCGCGCCACGCACGCAAGGCTGCCGCGAAGCTCGAAGCCGCGCAGCAGGCACTGAGCCGCTTCCCGCGCCGCAAGGCCAAGGACCGCACCCGTAACCACCAGCGCGCCGTGGACAAGGTTGCTCAGCTCCACGGCAAGGTACGCCGCCAGCGGCTCGACCACGCGCACAAGACCGCGCTCAGCCTGGTCCGTGAGCACGACTTCATCGCGCACGAAGACCTCAAGATCCGCAACATGAGCAAGGCCCCCGCGCCGAAGCTCGACCCCGACCAGCCAGGCGCGTTCCTGCCCAACGGGGCCGCTGCGAAGGCCGGGCTGAACCGTTCGATCGCCGACGCCGGTTGGGGGGTGTTCCTCGCGATCCTGAACGCAAAGGCTGAAAGCGCCGGGCGGGAAGTGATGGCCGTGAACCCCCGCAATACTTCCCGGTCGTGTCCCGAATGCGGGCACACCGCCAAGGAGAACCGGCCCACCCAAGAAAAGTTCCGCTGCCTCTCGTGCGGCCACCGGGCACACGCTGACGTCGTCGGAGCAACCAACGTTCTACGGGCCGGGCTGGTCCGTCGCGACGCCAACCAGGCATAG